One segment of Panicum virgatum strain AP13 chromosome 1K, P.virgatum_v5, whole genome shotgun sequence DNA contains the following:
- the LOC120705901 gene encoding zealexin A1 synthase-like, with protein sequence MEDKLLLAVAAAAVLVVLSWRLIIRPSLAAKPKLNLPPGPRMLPVIGSLHHLLSSPLLFRVLRGLAKKHGPLMTLRLGEVPALVASSMEAAQAILKVHDTNFADRFTPATFATVAYGGTNLILSPYGERWRHLRKIVVQEMLTATRVQSFKHIRQEEVGRFLQGMAASAAAGTAVNFSTAVSKLINDAFLRECVGSRCKYQDEFLDAVHTASLLASGVTIADLYPSSRIMQMLGTAPRKALAVRRRVDRIVKQIIQEAKEAMECDDKTVDDSFISLLLRLQKEGSMPIPLTNETIIALMFDMLAAGSETSSTTLNWALTELIRSPAAMARAQAEVREAFKGKSIITDDDIAKSGISYLKLVFKETLRLHPSSPLLIPRQCRETCQVMGYDIPKGTAVFVNVWAIGRDPLYWEDPEEFKPERFETNNLDFRGTNFEFIPFGAGRRMCPGINLGLANIELALASLLYHFDWKLPKGMEPKDVEMREATGMVASKETSLIVHPVTFIPPAVA encoded by the exons ATGGAGGATAAGCTActtctcgccgtcgccgccgccgccgtgctcgtcGTCCTCTCCTGGAGGCTCATCATCCGGCCTTCCCTCGCCGCCAAGCCGAAGCTCAACCTTCCTCCCGGCCCGCGGATGCTGCCGGTGATCGGCAGCCTCCACCACCTGCTCAGCAGCCCGCTGCTCTTCCGGGTCCTGCGCGGGCTCGCCAAGAAGCACGGGCCGCTCATgacgctccgcctcggcgaggtGCCCGCGCTGGTGGCGTCGTCGATGGAGGCCGCGCAGGCGATCCTGAAGGTGCACGACACTAACTTCGCCGACCGGTTCACCCCGGCCACCTTCGCGACGGTCGCCTATGGGGGCACCAACCTGATACTCTCGCCCTACGGCGAGCGGTGGCGCCATCTCCGCAAGATCGTCGTGCAAGAGATGCTCACCGCCACACGGGTGCAGTCCTTCAAGCACATCCGCCAGGAGGAGGTGGGCCGGTTTCTGCAGGGCATGgccgcatccgccgccgccggcaccgcggTGAACTTCTCCACGGCGGTCTCCAAGCTCATCAACGACGCCTTTCTGAGGGAGTGCGTCGGCAGCCGGTGCAAGTACCAGGACGAGTTCCTCGACGCCGTCCACACGGCGTCTCTACTGGCGTCGGGTGTAACCATCGCCGACCTCTACCCGTCTTCCAGGATCATGCAGATGCTGGGCACGGCACCACGCAAGGCTCTCGCAGTCCGCCGAAGGGTCGACCGCATAGTCAAGCAGATCATCCAGGAGGCCAAGGAAGCCATGGAGTGCGACGACAAGACAGTCGACGACAGCTTCATTAGCCTGCTGCTCAGGCTCCAGAAGGAGGGAAGCATGCCCATCCCGCTCACAAATGAAACAATCATTGCTCTCATGTTT GACATGTTAGCTGCGGGCAGCGAGACCTCCTCGACCACGCTGAACTGGGCCCTGACAGAACTAATCCGGTCGCCAGCTGCGATGGCCAGGGCACAGGCTGAGGTGCGAGAAGCCTTCAAAGGAAAGAGCATCATCACCGATGACGACATCGCCAAGTCAGGGATCAGCTACCTAAAGCTAGTGTTCAAAGAAACCCTCAGGCTGCATCCTAGTTCACCACTCCTGATCCCACGTCAGTGTCGCGAGACCTGTCAGGTCATGGGCTACGATATCCCCAAGGGCACAGCCGTGTTCGTCAACGTATGGGCGATTGGCAGGGATCCTTTATACTGGGAAGATCCTGAGGAGTTCAAGCCAGAACGGTTTGAGACTAACAACCTAGATTTCCGAGGGACAAACTTTGAGTTCATCCCATTTGGTGCTGGCCGTCGTATGTGCCCAGGCATTAACCTTGGGCTGGCCAACATAGAGCTTGCACTGGCAAGCCTCCTCTACCACTTTGATTGGAAACTTCCGAAGGGAATGGAGCCTAAGGATGTCGAGATGCGAGAGGCTACAGGAATGGTTGCGAGTAAGGAAACTAGCCTTATTGTGCACCCCGTTACTTTCATTCCTCCAGCGGTGGCGTAA